The Tolypothrix sp. PCC 7712 region GCTACTGTTAACGATTCAATTAAAGATTGTATATCAGCAAGATATCATTACTCTTTAGTTTTGTCTAAATTCTCTTGGCTCTCCTCAACAGGAGAAATATTACCAGGATATCTCAGTTCTGTTTTGGTTGGAACGATAGCATATAAAAGTGTATATTACAATTTATATTCTCCGACTCAGATTTTAGATTGTATTGCTAGTAAAGATATATCTAGCCAAGAATGTAAGGTTACGCGAGGATATATGTCTCAGGGACTAAAAATGAGATATGTACTGTGGCGAGATAAAGTTTATCTTGTGTACGTTTGTCCTACTTGTTTCGTTGCCTATGATGATATATCCGGTTCCCAAGAGCAAATTTTAACAGCTTTTATGAAATGGTTTCTTACACTTGATAAACCAAAAAGACGAGAATTAATGTCACTTTTAGGTGATGAAAAACCTGCTGTTAATTTAAAGTACCAATTGATAGAAGAATCTAGGCTAGCAGTACAAGAATATACGGAAGCACGGGCAAGAGTAGAGCAGCAGGAAAGGGAGAGACGCAGACGGGAAATACTTGATCAATAAGTTTTTGAACTACAGATAATGATGCATTAAGGCGTGAATATTCATAATTTTATTCTAGCCATTAATGAGGTTGAAATTCCCAGCCTTATGCATCTTATTACTTTACTTTTTTGTAGCTTTATATGAAATTAAAATTCCACGTTTTCAGGGGTTCGAGGGAAGGGAATTACATCGCGAATATTTCCCATTCCCGTCATAAATTGCACGAGGCGCTCAAAACCTAAGCCGAAACCAGCGTGAGGTACAGAACCAAAGCGACGTAAATCTAAATACCACCATAAATCTTCTGGTTTCATTCCTTGTGCTAATACACGCCGTTCTAGCACGTCTAGCCGTTCTTCCCGTTGTGAACCACCGACAATTTCGCCGATTTTCGGTGCGAGAATATCCATTGCGCGCACAGTCTTTTCATCATCGTTTAACCGCATATAAAAAGCTTTAATTTGCGCTGGATAATCGGTAACAATTACTGGTTTTTTAAACAGTTGTTCAGCTAAATAGCGTTCGTGTTCTGATTGTAAATCCAGACCCCAACTAACAGGATATTCAAACTTGAAATCGGCTTTTTCTAAAAGTTTGATGGCATCTGTATAAGTTAAACGCTCAAATTGATTATTAATAATATTTTCTGCGGTTGCTAATACAGAATTATCAATGCGTTGATTAAAAAATTCCATATCTTCTGGGCATTTTTCCAACACATATTTAAATATATATTTGAGAAACGCCTCAGCTAAATCCATATCACCATTAAGGTCACAAAATGCCATTTCTGGCTCAACCATCCAAAATTCGGCTAAGTGGCGCGAGGTGTTGGAATTTTCTGCACGGAAGGTAGGGCCAAAAGTGTAGACGTTACTAAACGCCATCGCCATCACTTCAGCTTCTAACTGTCCGCTAACAGTTAAATATGCGGGTTTACCAAAAAAGTCTTTACTGTAATCGACAGCTTGGTTGTCTGTGCGGGGAATATTTTTCAAATCCAAGCTGGTGACGCTAAACATTTCGCCTGCGCCTTCACAATCGCTAGCTGTAATGATGGGTGTGTGTACCCACAAAAAGCCTCTTTCTTGGAAAAAGTTGTGAATGGCTGTCGAACAAGCATTGCGGACGCGGAAAACTGCACCAAAAGAATTAGTGCGCGATCGCAAATGTCCAATGGTACGCAAAAATTCAAAGGAGTGGCGTTTCTTTTGCAGTGGATAAACTTCGGGATCAGCTTCACCATAGACTTTCACGGTTTCGGCTTTCAGTTCAATTCGCTGTCCTTTCCCTTGGGAAGCTACCAACACACCAGCTACTTCTACCGCCGCACCTGTATTGACTTTTTTTAAAATCACTTCGTAGTCTGGCACATCTTCGTTGATCACAACTTGCAAATTTGCCAAAGATGAACCGTCATTAACTTCTATAAAAGCAAACCCCTTCAACTCGCGTTTAGTCCGCACCCAGCCTTGAACTAAGAGAGAGTCATCAGGTTCACCACTTCGCAATATTTCTACAATTCGTCGATTTACCATAATTTACCCAGCACAGGACTTTAATATCCAGCCTATGATAACGCCCATTCCACCAAAGCGGACGGCTTGCCAGAAAGGTTTCTTGAAGCTACGCCAAGAAAATAATTGGCTTTCTAGGTTGAGTTCTAGCGCTTCCAACTGCTGTTTAATTTGCCGTAACTCTGCTTTAATTTCTGGGGCAGGATTTTTATTTTGCTGCAATTCTTGGCGACGCTGTTGCCATTGTGCCTTTTGTTCGCGATCGCTTTGCACTTGATTGTATCGTTCCTTAAGAGAGAAAAGCGATCGCTCTACTTCTTGCAGTTCTTGTTCAAAATCGGCTTCGGAATTTCCCTCGGTTGAAGAATTAGAAAACTGTTTAGGCGGCTTCATTTTGCAGTAGTAAATTATGATTAAATGTGAGTCTGCCAATAGTCAATAGCTAAAATTGAGACTATAGACTAACTCAGCACTTATCATTTAGTACTCAGTATTTAGAGTTATGTCTCAACCTACCCAGCTGCCTAAAACCAGTCAACTGAATGAATTTAGCACTCTGGAACTAGCCCAAGCTCTCATGGAGAGACTCAGCATTTCTCCTAATGATTGGCATCGCCTCAAGTCTAACCGCAATTCCCGCGCTCGTGAACAGGCCGCCGCCGCTCTGGTGTTTCTACTGAAGGATCAGCCACAAGAAGCACTCGCCCGATTGGAACAGGCTACTGGTTGGTTAGATCGTTCTATTTCTGCTCCCCCTTGTCCGACTCATGGGGATAAGGGGAAGGGGACTGGGGAGTAGGGGCTGGGGACTGGGGACTGGGAACTGGGGACTGAGAAAAAGGAGAATTAATAAATTTAGACTCTTGACTTTGAACTCTAAACTCTTTACAAATACCCAATCTCCAATAACTAATCCCCGATCCCCGATCCCCAATCCCTAGTATCACCGCCGCAGAGATAGGCGGGGGCGCGGGGTTTCTAGCTGTTTACAAAGCCTTAATTCTGTGCCCTTACGGTTCCACTCTACTTGATCGAAGATTTGATGTAGTAGACATAAACCTCGACCACTTTCTGCTTCATCTGGAGGGAGATAGTCAATGGGATCGGGATCGCAATCAGAATCAGATTCAGATTCAGATGATGGACTAAAACCGTTACCTTGATCTGATATAATCCACCAATATTGATTATCTATCAAGGAAAAACGTACTAAGACTGTTTTACTAGGGTCTAGGTTATTACCATGTTTTGCCGCGTTGACTAAGGCCTCTTGGAGTCCTAGCCTCAGTTCTGCTTGCATTCTTTCTGGAATTTCTGCCAAGAGTAAATCTAAGATTGGACACAGATAGAGAGTTGAGGCAAAACTAATAGTGCCCCAATAACGTCCAACTGGACGGAGCGAGATGGTAATCACAAGAGAAACCCCATAGCTTTCAGTTAGCTAGACATCAGTTTGCTATCACAGGCACCCTGATAAATATTGAGGTGGTCATGCTGCCTTCAAACTTGCGTCTTTAAAACTAAATTTTGAAAATGCTAGGGAGCATTGACTCTATTTATGAATTAGAGATTGTTTAATACATAAAACGGCTTGGAGTTATATCCAAAGGCAGTCAGGCACTAAAAAAATGCTAATAATTAAAAGTAGCATTTTTGTGTTATGTCTGTTGGCCGATTTGGCATTTAACAATCCGATTCATAATTTAATTGAGCCTATGCAACTTCAGTTTTTTAAAAAAATCAATCTATTTTTAGCTTAATTCAATTTTAGCATTTTTACTATGCAATAGACTACAAATTTGAAATTTGAGT contains the following coding sequences:
- the asnS gene encoding asparagine--tRNA ligase codes for the protein MVNRRIVEILRSGEPDDSLLVQGWVRTKRELKGFAFIEVNDGSSLANLQVVINEDVPDYEVILKKVNTGAAVEVAGVLVASQGKGQRIELKAETVKVYGEADPEVYPLQKKRHSFEFLRTIGHLRSRTNSFGAVFRVRNACSTAIHNFFQERGFLWVHTPIITASDCEGAGEMFSVTSLDLKNIPRTDNQAVDYSKDFFGKPAYLTVSGQLEAEVMAMAFSNVYTFGPTFRAENSNTSRHLAEFWMVEPEMAFCDLNGDMDLAEAFLKYIFKYVLEKCPEDMEFFNQRIDNSVLATAENIINNQFERLTYTDAIKLLEKADFKFEYPVSWGLDLQSEHERYLAEQLFKKPVIVTDYPAQIKAFYMRLNDDEKTVRAMDILAPKIGEIVGGSQREERLDVLERRVLAQGMKPEDLWWYLDLRRFGSVPHAGFGLGFERLVQFMTGMGNIRDVIPFPRTPENVEF
- a CDS encoding DUF6439 family protein translates to MSQPTQLPKTSQLNEFSTLELAQALMERLSISPNDWHRLKSNRNSRAREQAAAALVFLLKDQPQEALARLEQATGWLDRSISAPPCPTHGDKGKGTGE
- a CDS encoding ATP-binding protein — translated: MITISLRPVGRYWGTISFASTLYLCPILDLLLAEIPERMQAELRLGLQEALVNAAKHGNNLDPSKTVLVRFSLIDNQYWWIISDQGNGFSPSSESESDSDCDPDPIDYLPPDEAESGRGLCLLHQIFDQVEWNRKGTELRLCKQLETPRPRLSLRR